One stretch of Lucilia cuprina isolate Lc7/37 chromosome 6, ASM2204524v1, whole genome shotgun sequence DNA includes these proteins:
- the LOC111678030 gene encoding gamma-soluble NSF attachment protein isoform X1, translating into MNTTKIEEGNELIRQAEKSMKTGLLKWRPDYDIAADCYTKAATAFRIGKSYDQSKECLLKAADCHKNNSSWFHAAKCYEQIILICKETNNLLQVEEFANRASHLYQQHGSPESAASALDKASKVVEQKHPEIALRFYQRALEISMIEDSTRSAAEYASKVSRILVKLQMFDQAADALRREIGINQQTESYGHIGRLAVVLVMVQLARGDQVAAEKAFKEWGNCCDPQEVQTLETLLQAYDDEDPETAQMALNSPFIKHMDVEYAKLARQIPLPQGILSSSKTGVIKNAAASYTSPNMDVSNSEAAAAGGSAKNDEDDDEEGGLC; encoded by the exons atgaataCTACCAAGATTGAAGAAGGCAACGAATTAATAAGACAGGCTGAAAAGAG CATGAAAACAGGACTTCTTAAATGGCGTCCAGATTATGACATTGCAGCTGATTGTTACACTAAAGCTG ccACTGCATTCCGAATAGGAAAATCTTATGATCAAAGTAAAGAATGTCTTTTAAAAGCGGCTGattgtcataaaaataatagttcTTGGTTTCATGCAGCCAAGTGTTATGAACAA attattttaatttgcaaGGAAACAAATAACTTGTTACAAGTTGAAGAGTTTGCTAATCGAGCTAGTCATTTATATCAACAACATGGTTCGCCCGAATCGGCCGCATCCGCTTTGGACAAGGCATCTAAAGTTGTTGAGCAAAAACATCCAGAGATTGCATTACGTTTTTATCAAAGAGCATTGGAAATAAGTATG attgaGGATTCAACACGTTCCGCTGCAGAATATGCTTCCAAAGTTTCACGTATTCTGGTTAAATTACAAAT GTTTGATCAGGCTGCCGATGCTTTAAGGCGTGAGATCGGTATAAACCAACAAACTGAATCCTATGGTCATATTGGCAGACTTGCTGTAGTTTTAGTAATGGTGCAATTGGCAAGAGGCGACCAAGTGGCTGCCGAAAAGGCATTTAAAGAGTGGGGCAATTGTTGTGATCCCCAGGAAGTGCAAACATTAGAAACTTTACTGCAAGCCTATGATGATGAGGATCCTGAAACTGCTCAAATGGCATTGAATTCtccatttataaaacatatggATGTAGAGTATGCAAAGTTAGCTCGACAAATACCCTTGCCCCAAGGCATATTATCTTCCTCAAAAACTGGTGTTATTAAAAATGCCGCAGCTTCATATACGTCACCTAATATGGAT GTATCCAATTCAGAGGCTGCTGCTGCTGGTGGTAGTGCCAAAAATGATGAAGATGACGATGAGGAAGGTGGACTTTgttaa
- the LOC111678030 gene encoding gamma-soluble NSF attachment protein isoform X2, which translates to MKTIGKSMKTGLLKWRPDYDIAADCYTKAATAFRIGKSYDQSKECLLKAADCHKNNSSWFHAAKCYEQIILICKETNNLLQVEEFANRASHLYQQHGSPESAASALDKASKVVEQKHPEIALRFYQRALEISMIEDSTRSAAEYASKVSRILVKLQMFDQAADALRREIGINQQTESYGHIGRLAVVLVMVQLARGDQVAAEKAFKEWGNCCDPQEVQTLETLLQAYDDEDPETAQMALNSPFIKHMDVEYAKLARQIPLPQGILSSSKTGVIKNAAASYTSPNMDVSNSEAAAAGGSAKNDEDDDEEGGLC; encoded by the exons ATGAAAACTATTGGAAAAAG CATGAAAACAGGACTTCTTAAATGGCGTCCAGATTATGACATTGCAGCTGATTGTTACACTAAAGCTG ccACTGCATTCCGAATAGGAAAATCTTATGATCAAAGTAAAGAATGTCTTTTAAAAGCGGCTGattgtcataaaaataatagttcTTGGTTTCATGCAGCCAAGTGTTATGAACAA attattttaatttgcaaGGAAACAAATAACTTGTTACAAGTTGAAGAGTTTGCTAATCGAGCTAGTCATTTATATCAACAACATGGTTCGCCCGAATCGGCCGCATCCGCTTTGGACAAGGCATCTAAAGTTGTTGAGCAAAAACATCCAGAGATTGCATTACGTTTTTATCAAAGAGCATTGGAAATAAGTATG attgaGGATTCAACACGTTCCGCTGCAGAATATGCTTCCAAAGTTTCACGTATTCTGGTTAAATTACAAAT GTTTGATCAGGCTGCCGATGCTTTAAGGCGTGAGATCGGTATAAACCAACAAACTGAATCCTATGGTCATATTGGCAGACTTGCTGTAGTTTTAGTAATGGTGCAATTGGCAAGAGGCGACCAAGTGGCTGCCGAAAAGGCATTTAAAGAGTGGGGCAATTGTTGTGATCCCCAGGAAGTGCAAACATTAGAAACTTTACTGCAAGCCTATGATGATGAGGATCCTGAAACTGCTCAAATGGCATTGAATTCtccatttataaaacatatggATGTAGAGTATGCAAAGTTAGCTCGACAAATACCCTTGCCCCAAGGCATATTATCTTCCTCAAAAACTGGTGTTATTAAAAATGCCGCAGCTTCATATACGTCACCTAATATGGAT GTATCCAATTCAGAGGCTGCTGCTGCTGGTGGTAGTGCCAAAAATGATGAAGATGACGATGAGGAAGGTGGACTTTgttaa
- the LOC111678023 gene encoding 60S ribosomal protein L39, translating into MAAHKTFRIKQKLAKKLKQNRSVPQWIRLRTGNTIRYNAKRRHWRRTKLKL; encoded by the exons ATg GCGGCCCATAAAACTTTCAGAATCAAGCAGAAGCTTGCCAAAAAATTGAAGCAAAATCGTTCCGTACCCCAATGGATCCGTTTGCGTACAGGCAACACCATTAG ATACAACGCCAAGAGACGTCACTGGAGACGCACCAAGTTgaagttgtaa
- the LOC111678016 gene encoding LIM domain-binding protein 2, whose product MNRRGINTNTNINSQTVMDDASWKNVNVPENASMLGGGNNNPSLNPDASNQGGFSQGNMPYGGSNTPYSQAGQNSPAGNQPLVFPNANPTGSNTPQYTSSPAPSGSSTPGPVAQQNMSGPYPQPANSGNFNGPVGGPFGSPSSGMGQFSRPASSGTPFNSGQGGHFPGQAVFNVGGQFNSMPPTSSFGHGGGHPMMGGPQMDRIDPGYRRHNSYFSHTEHRVFEMNKRLQQRTEESDNCWWDSFTTEFFEDDAKLTVLFCLEDGPKRYTIGRTLIPRFFRSIYEGGVSDLYFQLKHAKESFHNTSITLDCDQCTVITQHGKPFFTKVCADARLILEFMYDDYMRIKSWHMTIKGHRELIPRSVIGTSLPSDPMILEQITKNITRAGITNSTLNYLRLCVILEPMQELMSRHKAYALSPRDCLKTTLFQKWQRMVAPPGKKDPQRPANKRRKRKGSNSGGGANANTPPVSNQKRSPSGPNFSLSSQDVMVVGEPTLMGGEFGEEDERLITRLENTQYDGTNAMDHENHTGFGHSDSPISGANPWNIDRSGAIPASPGSGSVQNNANMADIDKKSPIVSQ is encoded by the coding sequence ATGAATCGTAGAGGTATTAACacaaacacaaatataaattcACAAACAGTCATGGACGATGCCAGTTGGAAAAACGTAAATGTGCCCGAAAATGCTTCAATGTTGGGTGGTGGTAATAACAACCCCTCCTTGAATCCTGATGCTTCCAATCAAGGAGGTTTTTCCCAGGGCAATATGCCGTATGGTGGTTCCAATACACCTTATTCACAGGCTGGTCAGAATTCTCCGGCTGGCAATCAACCATTAGTATTTCCTAATGCCAATCCTACAGGTTCTAATACACCACAATACACATCGTCACCTGCTCCTTCGGGCTCCTCAACACCAGGACCAGTTGCACAGCAAAATATGTCGGGGCCATATCCTCAACCAGCGAATTCCGGCAATTTTAATGGACCAGTCGGTGGCCCCTTCGGTTCGCCCTCGTCAGGCATGGGCCAGTTCAGTCGCCCGGCCAGTTCCGGCACTCCATTTAATAGTGGTCAAGGTGGACATTTCCCTGGCCAAGCGGTATTCAACGTGGGCGGTCAGTTCAATTCGATGCCTCCCACCTCATCATTCGGTCATGGTGGTGGTCATCCCATGATGGGTGGACCACAAATGGATCGTATAGATCCTGGCTACAGACGCCACAACTCCTATTTTAGCCACACAGAACATCGTGTGTTCGAAATGAATAAACGTCTGCAGCAGCGTACAGAAGAAAGCGATAATTGTTGGTGGGACTCGTTCACTACGGAATTCTTTGAAGACGATGCCAAACTTACTGTACTATTCTGTTTGGAAGATGGTCCGAAACGTTATACAATAGGACGTACATTGATTCCGCGCTTTTTCCGCAGTATTTACGAGGGTGGTGTATCTGACTTGTATTTCCAATTGAAACACGCAAAAGAATCTTTTCACAATACCTCGATTACATTGGATTGCGACCAATGTACGGTTATCACACAACATGGAAAACCCTTCTTTACGAAAGTATGTGCAGATGCCCGTCTTATTTTGGAGTTCATGTATGACGACTATATGCGCATTAAATCGTGGCACATGACAATCAAAGGTCACCGAGAACTTATACCGCGGTCAGTAATTGGCACTTCACTACCATCAGACCCTATGATTTTGGAACAAATTACCAAAAACATCACTAGAGCTGGCATTACAAACTCTACATTGAACTATTTGCGTCTGTGTGTGATATTGGAACCTATGCAAGAGCTTATGTCGCGGCATAAGGCGTATGCGTTAAGTCCCCGCGATTGTTTGAAGACGACCCTTTTTCAGAAGTGGCAAAGAATGGTCGCCCCCCCGGGAAAAAAAGACCCGCAGAGGCCGGCGAACAAAAGGCGCAAAAGAAAAGGGTCAAACTCGGGCGGGGGCGCAAACGCAAACACGCCACCAGTGAGTAATCAAAAGCGCTCCCCGTCCGGTCCTAACTTCTCACTGTCGTCACAAGATGTTATGGTTGTCGGTGAACCCACCCTAATGGGTGGCGAGTTTGGTGAAGAAGATGAGCGACTCATAACACGTTTGGAAAACACTCAGTACGATGGCACCAACGCTATGGATCACGAAAATCATACTGGCTTTGGTCATTCAGATTCACCCATTTCTGGTGCAAATCCCTGGAATATCGATAGATCAGGTGCAATACCAGCTAGTCCCGGTAGTGGGTCTGTACAGAATAATGCAAACATGGCTGATATAGATAAGAAAAGTCCAATAGTATCacagtaa
- the LOC111678045 gene encoding bolA-like protein 3 codes for MSFFTRFLNLRTLCSSTAKNAEQTIHRLLIHRFPQANVKVTDVSGGCGAMFEVFVEAQEFKGLNTLKQHKLVTNTLKEQIKEMHGVRIHTSIPDKI; via the exons ATGAGTTTCTTTACACGTTTT CTAAATTTGCGTACATTGTGCTCAAGTACAGCTAAAAATGCCGAGCAAACTATTCACAGATTGCTAATCCACCGTTTTCCTCAG gCAAATGTAAAAGTAACGGATGTATCCGGAGGTTGTGGAGCTATGTTTGAAGTTTTTGTTGAAGCACAAGAATTCAAAggcttaaatactttaaaacaacataaattgGTAACTAATACTCTGAAGGAACAAATAAAGGAGATGCATGGTGTACGTATACATACCTCAATACCagataaaatctaa
- the LOC111678051 gene encoding mucin-5AC-like isoform X1, with translation MSALRFKLLLYLCVWSGILQANGIQNLRYPTRFDSNQLRFGKRQDFLTKSRLFMWKPALNSGQMYPNMKTPAMPLSFNRYGIAPPPPMASIHQNYMYAIPTKVNYPSYQPMKEIDDKRKPGNLHHITIINAILPKPYLPTVPTHSHPTTFRNYRTNSKLLYHQYFNNNFGRQNVENLNKINMQQIQLQQLQQQQQNQQMVYPSPPFSFNINTPTNEYRKTNNYNVNNNNIDQENEINNPVSQCGRSIAINDSNQSASNVLYYYCNNRITNYKNPTQQQQLMYIPPTSSSTSTSSTTTTTTTSTTSTSTEAPTTTTHSTKSARFDYDFFPTEKPIFLPTPIAPLENSFTPIASSTTSLSNSIVDFDNDNDFKKPQSQKYRQTKYENNIPQQRQRHRQTETRYNDIKRQQQYTTSTFDDMKLHSFFTIEDAVTRAPEMQVFNDPYQAYRHARRHHHSHQRQTTTTTTKKPDTTTTTRKTKFKSFFDDLEDDYTMPEVSQYDYSLFSNTPKSVYRNSELHNEFKFPEHNQIIDSTNKPTEDNEFFTVDDSYFGKPKIKQHNFGLFQAITATANTTPAITTYKPYDNFRDYFLTTHQMPKSSSYDSNPLQLSTTTETMLTNLEAVSEKEINTTNVSTNEPRTSTAIPISTTTEKKSNRIILKSPLNLRSPTTFKYPKQSGIRKSYKSLTSTTTRATPSLKKVPKYQRQYKTKKLKQFKHLFTTSSTTTSTTTSTTTTPIPTTETPTKRMSLRLMPTTSTTEEPTTKRAMITRTFSTTEATRVKKLRQQPTGETTSRKKIKSRTLTTPTIAAVNNTTTRRQITRRGSKRANIPKDEVKKETLKSTLRKTENKGRRRSTSTSTTANPFLTRTETSTSTSKPTPISTSLRTPSTTTTTMKSIMRIANSKSRTKLHNGVKSTTKTSRWVKDDRKDIDERMTLKSITSTISSVPPLPIEIYFKKSQNAKI, from the exons atGAGTGCCTTaagatttaaattgttattatatttatgtg taTGGAGTGGTATTCTCCAAGCAAATGGCATACAAAATTTACGCTATCCCACAAGGTTTGACAGTAAT CAATTACGTTTTGGTAAGCGTcaagattttttaacaaaatctagGCTATTTATGTGGAAACCAGCATTAAATTCCGGCCAAATGTATCCTAATATGAAAACACCTGCAATGCCACTCTCTTTTAACCGCTATGGCATTGCACCTCCACCTCCAATGGCCTCAATTCATCAAAACTATATGTATGCAATACCAACCAAAGTTAATTACCCTTCTTACCAGCCAATGAAAGAAATCGATGATAAAAG GAAGCCAGGAAATTTACATCATATTACCATAATTAATGCCATACTGCCAAAACCTTATTTACCAACCGTACCCACCCATAGCCACCCAACAACTTTTCGAAATTATAGAACTAATAGTAAACTTCTATATCATCAAtactttaacaataattttggaCGGCAAAAtgtggaaaatttaaataaaattaatatgcaACAAATTCAATTGCAAcagttgcaacaacaacagcaaaaccaGCAAATGGTGTATCCTTCACCTcctttttctttcaatattaaTACCCCAACGAATGAGTATAGGAAAACTAATAACTATAATgtcaataacaataacattgatcaagaaaatgaaataaataaccCGGTTTCGCAATGTGGTCGCAGCATAGCTATAAATGATTCTAATCAATCTGCCAGCAATGTCTTATACTACTATTGCAATAATcgtataacaaattataaaaacccaacccaacaacaacaattaatgtATATACCACCCACTTCGTCGTCAACATctacatcatcaacaacaactacaactactaCATCAACTACTTCCACTAGTACGGAGGCGCCTACTACCACAACGCACTCTACAAAATCGGCACGCTTTGATTATGATTTTTTCCCCACCGAAAAGCCAATATTTTTACCAACTCCTATTGCCCCTTTGGAAAACAGTTTTACTCCAATTGCATCATCTACCACAAGTCTTAGTAATTCGATTGTTGATTTCGATAATGATAACGATTTTAAAAAACCACAGAGTCAAAAATACAGACAAACGAAATATGAAAACAACATACCTCAACAGCGTCAACGACACCGTCAAACTGAAACAAGGTATAACGACATAAAGCGACAACAGCAGTATACTACTTCAACATTTGACGATATGAAACTTCATAGCTTCTTTACCATAGAAGATGCTGTTACCAGAGCTCCAGAAATGCAAGTTTTCAATGATCCATATCAAGCATATAGACATGCTAGAAGACATCATCATAGCCATCAGCGACaaactacaacaactacaacaaaaaaaccagatactacaacaactactagaaaaacaaaatttaaaagtttctttgATGATTTGGAAGATGATTATACAATGCCAGAAGTCTCCCAATACGATTATTCACTATTTAGTAATACCCCAAAGTCGGTATATCGGAATTCAGAACTTCATAATGAGTTTAAATTTCCGGAACATAATCAAATTATAGATTCTACGAATAAACCTACGGAAGACAATGAATTTTTCACTGTTGACGATTCATATTTTGGTAAAcccaaaataaaacaacataatttCGGATTATTTCAAGCTATTACTGCAACTGCCAACACCACCCCTGCTATTACAACATATAAACCTTATGACAATTTCAGGGATTACTTTTTAACTACTCACCAAATGCCCAAATCGTCTTCCTATGACTCGAACCCCTTGCAATTATCTACCACTACAGaaacaatgttaacaaatttAGAAGCGGTaagcgaaaaagaaattaacacTACCAATGTATCTACAAACGAACCTCGTACTTCAACTGCAATTCCGATTTCAACTACTACAGAGAAAAAATCTAatagaattatattaaaatcaccATTGAACCTGAGATCTCCGACAACATTTAAATATCCAAAACAAAGTGGAATACGAAAATCGTATAAAAGTTTAACTTCTACCACCACCAGAGCCACGCcttcattaaaaaaagtaccaaaatatcaaagacaatataaaacaaagaaattgaAACAATTTAAACACCTGTTTACAACTTCGAGTACAACTACTTCTACAACCACTTCCACAACAACCACACCTATTCCGACAACAGAAACACCCACAAAAAGGATGTCATTGCGATTAATGCCAACAACTTCTACCACTGAAGAGCCAACAACAAAGAGAGCAATGATCACAAGAACATTTTCAACAACAGAAGCAACAAGAGTAAAGAAATTGAGACAACAGCCAACAGGTGAAACAACGAgcagaaagaaaataaaatcacGTACTTTAACTACACCTACTATAGCTGCAGTGAATAATACCACTACTAGAAGACAGATTACTAGACGAGGCTCCAAAAGAGCCAACATTCCCAAAGATGAAGtgaaaaaagaaactttaaaatcaactttgagaaaaactgaaaataagggTCGACGCAGGTCTACTTCAACATCTACAACCGCAAATCCATTCTTAACCCGGACAGAAACAAGTACAAGTACTTCCAAGCCCACACCAATATCCACAAGCTTGAGAACACCatcaacaacgacaacaaccaTGAAATCTATAATGAGAATAGCCAATAGTAAGTCACGTACAAAACTACACAACGGCGTTAAATCAACAACGAAAACTTCAAGATGGGTGAAAGACGACCGTAAGGATATCGATGAGAGAATGACATTAAAATCTATAACTTCTACAATTTCCAGCGTACCACCATTGCCAATTGAAATATACttcaaaaaaagtcaaaatgctaaaatataa
- the LOC111678051 gene encoding mucin-5AC-like isoform X2 has translation MWKPALNSGQMYPNMKTPAMPLSFNRYGIAPPPPMASIHQNYMYAIPTKVNYPSYQPMKEIDDKRKPGNLHHITIINAILPKPYLPTVPTHSHPTTFRNYRTNSKLLYHQYFNNNFGRQNVENLNKINMQQIQLQQLQQQQQNQQMVYPSPPFSFNINTPTNEYRKTNNYNVNNNNIDQENEINNPVSQCGRSIAINDSNQSASNVLYYYCNNRITNYKNPTQQQQLMYIPPTSSSTSTSSTTTTTTTSTTSTSTEAPTTTTHSTKSARFDYDFFPTEKPIFLPTPIAPLENSFTPIASSTTSLSNSIVDFDNDNDFKKPQSQKYRQTKYENNIPQQRQRHRQTETRYNDIKRQQQYTTSTFDDMKLHSFFTIEDAVTRAPEMQVFNDPYQAYRHARRHHHSHQRQTTTTTTKKPDTTTTTRKTKFKSFFDDLEDDYTMPEVSQYDYSLFSNTPKSVYRNSELHNEFKFPEHNQIIDSTNKPTEDNEFFTVDDSYFGKPKIKQHNFGLFQAITATANTTPAITTYKPYDNFRDYFLTTHQMPKSSSYDSNPLQLSTTTETMLTNLEAVSEKEINTTNVSTNEPRTSTAIPISTTTEKKSNRIILKSPLNLRSPTTFKYPKQSGIRKSYKSLTSTTTRATPSLKKVPKYQRQYKTKKLKQFKHLFTTSSTTTSTTTSTTTTPIPTTETPTKRMSLRLMPTTSTTEEPTTKRAMITRTFSTTEATRVKKLRQQPTGETTSRKKIKSRTLTTPTIAAVNNTTTRRQITRRGSKRANIPKDEVKKETLKSTLRKTENKGRRRSTSTSTTANPFLTRTETSTSTSKPTPISTSLRTPSTTTTTMKSIMRIANSKSRTKLHNGVKSTTKTSRWVKDDRKDIDERMTLKSITSTISSVPPLPIEIYFKKSQNAKI, from the exons ATGTGGAAACCAGCATTAAATTCCGGCCAAATGTATCCTAATATGAAAACACCTGCAATGCCACTCTCTTTTAACCGCTATGGCATTGCACCTCCACCTCCAATGGCCTCAATTCATCAAAACTATATGTATGCAATACCAACCAAAGTTAATTACCCTTCTTACCAGCCAATGAAAGAAATCGATGATAAAAG GAAGCCAGGAAATTTACATCATATTACCATAATTAATGCCATACTGCCAAAACCTTATTTACCAACCGTACCCACCCATAGCCACCCAACAACTTTTCGAAATTATAGAACTAATAGTAAACTTCTATATCATCAAtactttaacaataattttggaCGGCAAAAtgtggaaaatttaaataaaattaatatgcaACAAATTCAATTGCAAcagttgcaacaacaacagcaaaaccaGCAAATGGTGTATCCTTCACCTcctttttctttcaatattaaTACCCCAACGAATGAGTATAGGAAAACTAATAACTATAATgtcaataacaataacattgatcaagaaaatgaaataaataaccCGGTTTCGCAATGTGGTCGCAGCATAGCTATAAATGATTCTAATCAATCTGCCAGCAATGTCTTATACTACTATTGCAATAATcgtataacaaattataaaaacccaacccaacaacaacaattaatgtATATACCACCCACTTCGTCGTCAACATctacatcatcaacaacaactacaactactaCATCAACTACTTCCACTAGTACGGAGGCGCCTACTACCACAACGCACTCTACAAAATCGGCACGCTTTGATTATGATTTTTTCCCCACCGAAAAGCCAATATTTTTACCAACTCCTATTGCCCCTTTGGAAAACAGTTTTACTCCAATTGCATCATCTACCACAAGTCTTAGTAATTCGATTGTTGATTTCGATAATGATAACGATTTTAAAAAACCACAGAGTCAAAAATACAGACAAACGAAATATGAAAACAACATACCTCAACAGCGTCAACGACACCGTCAAACTGAAACAAGGTATAACGACATAAAGCGACAACAGCAGTATACTACTTCAACATTTGACGATATGAAACTTCATAGCTTCTTTACCATAGAAGATGCTGTTACCAGAGCTCCAGAAATGCAAGTTTTCAATGATCCATATCAAGCATATAGACATGCTAGAAGACATCATCATAGCCATCAGCGACaaactacaacaactacaacaaaaaaaccagatactacaacaactactagaaaaacaaaatttaaaagtttctttgATGATTTGGAAGATGATTATACAATGCCAGAAGTCTCCCAATACGATTATTCACTATTTAGTAATACCCCAAAGTCGGTATATCGGAATTCAGAACTTCATAATGAGTTTAAATTTCCGGAACATAATCAAATTATAGATTCTACGAATAAACCTACGGAAGACAATGAATTTTTCACTGTTGACGATTCATATTTTGGTAAAcccaaaataaaacaacataatttCGGATTATTTCAAGCTATTACTGCAACTGCCAACACCACCCCTGCTATTACAACATATAAACCTTATGACAATTTCAGGGATTACTTTTTAACTACTCACCAAATGCCCAAATCGTCTTCCTATGACTCGAACCCCTTGCAATTATCTACCACTACAGaaacaatgttaacaaatttAGAAGCGGTaagcgaaaaagaaattaacacTACCAATGTATCTACAAACGAACCTCGTACTTCAACTGCAATTCCGATTTCAACTACTACAGAGAAAAAATCTAatagaattatattaaaatcaccATTGAACCTGAGATCTCCGACAACATTTAAATATCCAAAACAAAGTGGAATACGAAAATCGTATAAAAGTTTAACTTCTACCACCACCAGAGCCACGCcttcattaaaaaaagtaccaaaatatcaaagacaatataaaacaaagaaattgaAACAATTTAAACACCTGTTTACAACTTCGAGTACAACTACTTCTACAACCACTTCCACAACAACCACACCTATTCCGACAACAGAAACACCCACAAAAAGGATGTCATTGCGATTAATGCCAACAACTTCTACCACTGAAGAGCCAACAACAAAGAGAGCAATGATCACAAGAACATTTTCAACAACAGAAGCAACAAGAGTAAAGAAATTGAGACAACAGCCAACAGGTGAAACAACGAgcagaaagaaaataaaatcacGTACTTTAACTACACCTACTATAGCTGCAGTGAATAATACCACTACTAGAAGACAGATTACTAGACGAGGCTCCAAAAGAGCCAACATTCCCAAAGATGAAGtgaaaaaagaaactttaaaatcaactttgagaaaaactgaaaataagggTCGACGCAGGTCTACTTCAACATCTACAACCGCAAATCCATTCTTAACCCGGACAGAAACAAGTACAAGTACTTCCAAGCCCACACCAATATCCACAAGCTTGAGAACACCatcaacaacgacaacaaccaTGAAATCTATAATGAGAATAGCCAATAGTAAGTCACGTACAAAACTACACAACGGCGTTAAATCAACAACGAAAACTTCAAGATGGGTGAAAGACGACCGTAAGGATATCGATGAGAGAATGACATTAAAATCTATAACTTCTACAATTTCCAGCGTACCACCATTGCCAATTGAAATATACttcaaaaaaagtcaaaatgctaaaatataa